TTGTTCGAGGCGATTCCGCGGGTGTTGATTCTGCAGGTGGGCCCGCGCAAGATTGAGTGAATGGGTCTTTCGCTCAACGGCATAGTCCACTGTGGAATAAAGCCGGTCCTTAAGCGTATCGCACTGGTCAAGGGTCTGCTGCCATGCACTTGTGATCAGTTCAGCGGCGGCGGAAGGAGTTTCAGCCCGGTGATCAGCGGCAAAGTCGCTCAGGGTGAAATCGATTTCGTGACCGACTGCCGAGATAATGGGAATTTCTGATACGGCCACAGCACGGGCAACGGCTTCCTCGTTGAATGGCCAGAGGTCTTCGAGGCTGCCTCCGCCACGGCCGATGACGAGCAGATCGCAAAGCTTCAGTTGATTGGCCTGTTCAATTCCCCGGACAATTTCCGGGGCAGCCTCGGCACCCTGCACGCGGGCCGGGATGACAATGAGCCGGCCCCGCCAATCCCTGCGTTGCAGGATTGAGACAAAATCCCGCAGGGCGGCCCCGGTCTCGGAAGTGACAAACCCAACCGTTCGGGGCAGTCTGGGAAGGGCCCGTTTGCGATCCTTGTCAAAGAGGCCCTCGTCCCCGAGCTTTTGCTTGAGCTCCAGAAATGCCTGCTGAAGACGCCCGACTCCATCCTCTTCAATGGTCCTGAAGATGATCTGGTAGTTGCCGCGTGGCTCGTAGACATTGACGCGTCCACCGCCGACAATCTGGAGGCCGTCCCGCAGCTTGACCTTCAGTCGGGCGGCATCATTCCGGAAACAGACGCAGGAAATGGAAGCTCCGCTGTCCTTGAGAGAGAAGTAGATATGCCCGGAGGCCTGCTGGCGCAGATTACTGATTTCTCCACGGATTCGGACAGCCGGGAAAGCCGACTCGAGGAGAGTCCTGATTTCACGGGTCAGGGAGGTGACCGTGTAACAAGGATCAGATTTCTGGCTGGACAGATTCACGACTGAGGCGTTTGCGGAAATTTTGTAGTAACAGGTTCACGACAAAAATCAAAAAGATGGCGAGCAAGACATAGCCAAATCCACCCTTCAGAACGGATTCCCCGAGCAGCATCATGGCCAGCCCGATGCCGCCTTGGATGGGAAGAGAAAACCAGAGGTAGTATCTCCAGCGGGAATGCCCGAGGGCGAGAAGGTAATTCTGCAGGGCCCATGGAGCAGGTGAAATCCTTGTTGCCAGAACAATTTTCCATTCGTTTTCCTTCCGGATACGGGGAATTTTCATATTCCGGTGGCGAATAAGCCGTTCGATGATGGGGCGGAAGACTCCATGCGTCAGCAAATTGGTGAAAGCCATGTTCAGGGCGATGGCAACCCAGGTAAGCATCACTCCGTAAAAAGCATTTCCGTGTCCGAGAACTGGCAGGGCCGTCAAGTAAAAGAGGGTCAACGGGACGCCAAAGGCCGGAAGAATGACCAAGGCCAGAAAATACAAGGGCGCCGGGATCGTGTTGAGCAGGCTGTAAACGCCTTCCCGGATTTCCGCTAGCGGGGGCAATGGAAATATCGCCTCCCGGAAGATGTACACTGCCAAGGCGCACACCGCTGAGCCGAGCAGGGCGGCGGCAAGGGCGAGCCAAAGCAGGTTTCGATGTTCCGATAGGCGCATTTTCAGCAAACTTGGAGTATTCAGCTGATGAGCGCAAGCATCGGAAAAGGGAGGATTTCGAGGGAAAGAATTGCCTTCTGCCATCAATCCAAACTAAACCTGAGACATGACAGAGCCACTCCTTGCGCCCGAACCGCCGCCGGATGACGATCCCCGCGAGATCAGC
This region of Oceanipulchritudo coccoides genomic DNA includes:
- the xseA gene encoding exodeoxyribonuclease VII large subunit, translating into MNLSSQKSDPCYTVTSLTREIRTLLESAFPAVRIRGEISNLRQQASGHIYFSLKDSGASISCVCFRNDAARLKVKLRDGLQIVGGGRVNVYEPRGNYQIIFRTIEEDGVGRLQQAFLELKQKLGDEGLFDKDRKRALPRLPRTVGFVTSETGAALRDFVSILQRRDWRGRLIVIPARVQGAEAAPEIVRGIEQANQLKLCDLLVIGRGGGSLEDLWPFNEEAVARAVAVSEIPIISAVGHEIDFTLSDFAADHRAETPSAAAELITSAWQQTLDQCDTLKDRLYSTVDYAVERKTHSLNLARAHLQNQHPRNRLEQAALRLDDLQARLGQTLVNAFRDNARQLEHICTRFHSLKPEKQIGHYRENLRQLRLRLVNNSHQATLNRGYAIVRKTDQSVLSEAVKLLPGEDFVVEMRDDSFEATRKSDS
- a CDS encoding TVP38/TMEM64 family protein, which encodes MRLSEHRNLLWLALAAALLGSAVCALAVYIFREAIFPLPPLAEIREGVYSLLNTIPAPLYFLALVILPAFGVPLTLFYLTALPVLGHGNAFYGVMLTWVAIALNMAFTNLLTHGVFRPIIERLIRHRNMKIPRIRKENEWKIVLATRISPAPWALQNYLLALGHSRWRYYLWFSLPIQGGIGLAMMLLGESVLKGGFGYVLLAIFLIFVVNLLLQNFRKRLSRESVQPEI